The Patescibacteria group bacterium genomic sequence CAGCCACACGATGAGCCGATAACGTGTAGATGTATGCAATGTACCGCCGTATATCAAAAGCATGGGGATTGGTACCTGGGATGGGTCGAGGAAATCCCCGGGGTGAATACCCAAGGGAAGACCATGAAGGAGGCGAAGGAGAACCTGAAAGACGCCCTCTCGATGGTGGTCGATGCGAATCGGCTCATGCTCGAACGCGACCGCCCGCGCGGCCGCGCCGTCCGCGAATCCATTCGCGTCGCCGTGTGAAACTCCGCGACCTGTTGGCTCACCTTCGGAAAAACGGCTGTGTCTTTGTCCGCGAAGGGGGCAGGCATAGCCTTTTTTTGAATCCATCGACGAACCGATTTTCGACCGTCCCGCGGCATACCGAGATTGACGACTACCTTGCGAAGAAGATCTGCAAGGATCTCGGAATCGGTTTGCCGTGAATATGCCCCGCATCATCCTAGGAATAGACCCAGGATACGGCCGTATGGGGTTCGGGTGCCTGCGGGTCGCGAACGGGAAGACGACCGTGCTCGATTACGGCATCGTGAGCACCTCGGCGGATGACGCGTTCGGGGATCGTCTGGTCCAGCTCGCCGACGACCTCGATGAGCTCATCCGTACGCACAAGCCCGATCGCCTGGCCGTGGAGAAGCTGTACTTCACCAAGAACGTGAAGACGGCCATGCAGGTGGCCGAGGCGCGCGGGGTCATCATGCTGACGGCGGCCCGGCACAAGTTGCCCGTGTTCGAGATGACGCCCTCGCAGGCCAAGTCCGCGCTCACGGGCAACGGCCGGGCCGACAAGAAGGCGATGCAATGGATGGTCAAAGAGATCCTGGCGATGAAGAAAGGTCCCAAGCTCGACGACGCGGCCGATGCGCTAGCGCTCGCGATTACAGCCGCCGCGATGCGCGTATGAAAGGAGTATTCCGCACATGGGTTGAAGTCGACCTGAAAGCCATCGGACGGAATATTGGGGCGTTGAAACGCGTCGCCGCGCCGGCGAAAGCGATGGTTGTCGTGAAGGGAAATGCGTACGGGCATGGGATGATTCCGATCGCGCGTGCGGCCGTACGCGCCGGCGCGGACATGCTTGCCGTCTTTACCATCGACGAGGCATTGGCGTTGCGTGCAGCCAGCATCCGATTGCCGGTCCTGGCTCTTGAACCGTTCGATGCTGCTGAGGCTCAGCGAGCGTCTGCTGCCCGTGTCGACGTCTGCGTGGCAAGCATCTCGACGTTGAAGGCGCTTGCCCGCTTGCGTCCGAAGCCGCCGTTGTCGGTACATCTGAACGTGGAAACCGGTTTGGGCCGGGACGGAATTCCCCTCGAGGATATGCCGGTGGCGGTCGGCCTGCTCAACCGATCGAAGGCGGTTATCCCCAAAGGATTGATGACGCATTTCTCCGGGGCCGAAAGCCGGATGTTCGACGGCTACACCAGGCGCCAGGTCGGCATCTTTCGGACATGGGAGCGTGCGCTCGCGGAAGCCGGCATCCACCCACTCGTTCACGCTGCTGGGACGGCCGGTTCGCTCATGCCGGACGGATATCGGTTCGGCTTGTGCCGGTTCGGTCTAGGGACGTACGGCCTTTGGCCTTCTAAGGAGACGGCAGCCCTCGGGAAGAAGTGCGGACTTTCGCTCACACCCGCCCTTGTCTGGCGGACGCGCATCGTTGATCTAAAGTCGTTGCCGAAGGGCAACTCCATCTCTTACGATCGTGCCCATCGCCTTAAAAGGAATTCTCGCATAGCCGTGCTTCCCATCGGGTATTACGATGGGTATCCGCGTTCGCTTTCAGGTCGTGGCGTCGTGCTCGTTCGCGGTAAGCGCGTTCCGGTTCTCGGACGTGTCATGATGAACACGACCATCATCGACGTAACGGACGTCCCACAAGTCCGTCTCGGCGACACGGTCACGTTGATCGGCAAGGATGGAGCGCAAAACCTCTCTATCGAGGAAGTCGCGGCTCATGCGGGGACCATCAACTATGAGATGGTGACGAGAATCAACCCCAGCATCCCCCGTCTGCCTTAACAGCCCGCAACATGACTTCGATCCAACTGAAACTCGACGACGCCGCGGATGCCTTGGCTCTCGCGCTCACGGCCGCTTCGATGGGAGGTTCAACCTTGGAGGTTTAACCTCCCATCTCGAGGCTGGTAAACGAAAACCGCCCGTGAGGGCGGTTTTACGTCTGCTGCTTTACGCCTTTTCGGCGCGGAAGCAGGTGAGGCACTTCACCGGGCGGTCGCCACGGGGCTCGAACGGCACTTCGCAGTTCTGGCCGCACACGGCGCACACGGCCGGGTACATCTGGCGGGGCGCATCCATGGTGTTGCGCTTGGCCTTGGCGCAATCGCGGCAGCGGGTGGGCTGGTTCTGCCACCCCTTCTCCGCGAAGAAGGCCTGGTCGCGGTCGGAGAAGACGAACTCCTTGCCGCAATCCTTACAAGTAATCGTGATGTCTGCCATACGCTGACTTGGAGACTCGAGTCTCCGGTTAAACTCATACGTGCCGGGTTCCGTCAGCGTATGATCTTTTTAATGCAGGATCCTGACGATCCAGGGATTGCCCAATCGATGTTTGGACACTCCTCGAACCGCCAACCTTCGCTCCTGCGGGAGCTTCGGCTGGCATTGTTAGTGGCACTGGCCGCGCCAGCCTTCGCGCCGAGGCGCTACGACTGGGGCTCCCAGCCATAGCTCCGACAGGAGCGCCGGCTGGAGCGGGCGACGGGAATCGAACCCGTGACTACTCCTTGGAAGAGAGTCGTTTGACCACTAAACTACGCCCGCATTTTGAAGCTCCAATGGCCATCAGTATAGCAGAAACGACCCCGTTTGTCCAGGGCCGTTTCGTCGGTCATTTGCGTCGTTTCCAGGCCAGATAGGCCGTAGAGAGCAAGAGGGCGGCTCCGAGGATGATATCGGCCGGCTTGGCGGATTCATACCAGGCTATGAGCGGCCGGTACCAGGGCCGTGCCGTGCCTTTGGCTGGCGGGAACCCGATGCCGGGCGCTACGTCGATCTCGGTGCGGCTCCCGTCGGAAACGCCCATCACCAGGCGCCAGGCGGGTTCCTTGGCCGGGACTTCCGAGAAGGGGATGGAGAGGGTGATCACGCTGCCCTTGATGCGGAAACGCATCGCCGTCTCCTTGTTGATCCCCCAAGTCTGCGCGGTGGGTTCCGGATTGTACCAGCGGAAGTCCGTGTACCAGCCGTTGTCCGGGTTGTGCTCGAGCGTGAATTCCGCATCCATGCCCCCGCGCACCCCCTCGTTGGGCGCATTGTTGTCGGGAACGCCGTCCGCATCGGCGTACGCGTGGAAGACCGCCCTTCCGGATGGCTTCACGGGCAGGTCGCCTCCGAGCGTCACCTCGATTTCCCATACCCCGTCCCCCTCTTTGCGCTCGATGGACGCGTGCCCGATGTCGCCCCAGGGCTGTTGCACGGTGGTAGTGCGTCCGACGCGGTCAAGCACGTCCCCGAGCGGATCGTCGATGAACGCCTCGCCCGTGACGGATTCGAAAGGCTCGCGATCCTCCGTAGGCATGCCGACCGCGAGCTGTTCGTCCGTGAGTCCGAGCTCCTGGCGAAGGTAGTCATCCGTGCCAGGCCGCAGCGCGTCGTCGTGGGCGGAGGCGGGAAGGGGAGAAATGGCGGAAAGGGTCGAAAGGATGATGATCAGGAATTTCATATGGGTCGAAGACCATGAGCGGTTCAATATCACACAACGCCCGCCCTTCGACAGGCTCAGGGCATTCGACTACCTCATAAAAAAGACAACGGTAGTCGAATGGTCGGGCTGGCCGGACTTGAACCGGCGGCCTCCTGCTCCCAAAGCAGGCGTTCTAGCCAACTGAACTACAGCCCGAAGTGCGCGAACGATAACAAAAATCCCTTGCTTTCGCAAGGGATTCTCGTCTAGTACGGGAACCGGATGTCTGGTTCGATCCCCAATGCCGTGCCGACGGCATAGGTGCTGGCAAGCCGCGTCGAAATGGTCACCACGAACTCGCCGCGGAACCGCATCTCACTGAAGGCCGGGATCGCGCGCGTGACGGCGTCGTCCACGTACACCACTTCGCCGGACGGCAGGGAGCCCAACGTTCCGTCCGGATGCGCCTCGTCGGTGAGCTCGGCGCCGACGACGTAGTTGCGGAAGAACGTGTCCGGGATGTCGATCACGCGTTTGGCCCAGTCAGCGCCATAGAGCTCGCGGGCGACCTCCTCCGAGGCGATGGGGCGCAGGATGGATCCCGGTTCCACGGCGTACACTTTTGGATCGGTCATGAGCTTCACGAGATACGTGCCCGCGCGGACGGTGACGTTCTTTCCGAGCTGGTAGGAGGCGAGATGTTCCGGATCGATGAACGCGACGTCCGAGAAGTCCGCGTACCAGGAGCGATAGACGGTAAGCGACGGGAACGCATGGCGCATGCCGTCGCCGCCGATCGCGTATACGGCGCTGTCCATGTCCGTCGTCGGATCCCCGTCGTCGGGGAGCTTCACGAGCAGTCCGCGCGTCCCCGCCGTTTCGGGTTCTTCCGCCGCCGGCAAGTCTTGCGCCGGAGTTCCCGCCGTCCCCGCGGACTCGACCGCGTCCAGCTTCCAGCGCTCCTCGCGGGTGCTGGTGAGCCGTACGAAACGATAGGGGGTCGCGAGGTCGTAGGGCACGACGAAGCTGGTTTGCGAGAGCGGGACCGCCCCCGCCACCTCTTTGACCTCGTTGCCCTCCGCGTCAAGGAATTCCGCCCGGTATTGGGCGCCGAACTCCAGGAGCACGTCGTACACCGTGAGCGCGCCGATCCCTTCCTCGCCTTCACCCAGGTCGAGCGTGAGCGTGGCGTCCTTTTCAAGGAAATCGGCGTACGCTTGGTCCGGCCCGCCCAAGGCATTGCCTGGGGAGAGTACGCCCCTTGATACTTGGGAGAAGGCGTCGGCGTACCGGTCGCTTTGCGCGGCCGAGGCGGCCAAGGGAAGCAGGAGGGAGGCCGTGACGAGCGCGGGGAAGAGTCGATTCATACGATGGACAGGATAGCAGACCTCTCATCCAAGCGGTAGCCGCAGGCTTGACCGTTTGGCTCGGATTTCCTAAACTATCGGCACATTACGGGCGTGTAGCTCAGTTGGTTAGAGCGCGACACTGATAATGTCGAGGTCCCAAGTTCGACTCTTGGCACGCCCACCATTCGACTCACTGCGTTCGCTCATGGTGTTCCACCATCTGACTCACTGCGTTCGCTCATGGTGTTCCACCATCTGACTCACTGCGTTCGCTCATGGTGTTCCACCATCGTGAGGAGAATGTCCTGAGCTTGTCGAAGGACATGCGGTATACTGGGAGGATATGACCGACATCAGCAGCCTCGATATCCTGATCCGTCTCGTGGTGGCCGCCTCGCTCGGAGCCGTCATCGGCCTCGAACGCGAGTACCGTCACAAGCCGGCCGGGGTACGCACCGACATCCTGGTCGCGCTGGGCACGGCCGTGATGACCATCGTCTCCGTCGAGATCGCGAGGTTTTCCGACTCCTCCTCGGCGGTGGACGTGAGCCGCGTCGTGAGCCAGGTGCTTCCGGGCATCGGCTTCATCGGCGCCGGAACCATCCTGCAGGCCAAGGGCCATGTGGAAGGGCTCACGACCGCGGCGAGCATCTGGCTCGTGGCCGGAGTGGGGATGGCGGTCGGTCTCGGGCTGTTCCCGCTCGCGGTGATGGCGACGGCGCTCGGCGTGGGGTCGCTCATCCTCCTGCACGTGGTGAAGCTCCCCGAGGACGGGGGAAAGGACAATTGAGAAGCGTCTGCCGAGGTAGCTCAGTGGTAGAGCGCAGGCCTGAAGAGCCTGGCGTCGTGGGTTCAATTCCCACCCTCGGCACCAAAAACACCCCGACATCATGTCGGGGTGTTTTCGTTTATCATCTGGGTGATTGCAACGTCTCAAGGTTCTACTACTGTCAATCAGTGTTTGAGACTGATCTCGACCTAGGACTGACCCCGACATGACGTCGGGGTGGTTTCCCTGGTAAAGGAGGTGATCCACCCACAGCTTCCGCTACGGGTGCCTTGTTACGACTTCGCCCCTATCATTGGTTTTGCCTTCCGCCGCCCTACGGCGACGTTCGGGCACCCCCAACTCTCTTGGCGTGACGGGCGGTGAGTACAAGACCCGAGAACGTATTCACGGCCACATAGCTGATTGGCCGTTACTAGCGATTCCGGCTTCACGAAGGCGAATTGCAGCCTTCGATCCGAACTGAGATCGGCTTTGAGGATTAGCTCCGCATTGCTGCTTGGCAACCCATTGTACCGACCATTGTAGCACGTGTGTAGCCCTGGACGTAAGGGCCATGCTGATTTGACGTCATCCCCACCTTCCTCCTTCTTACGAAGGCAGTCTCCCGTGACAAGTAACACGGGACAGGGGTTGCGCTCGTTACCCCACTTAAGGGAACAGCTCACGCCACGAGCTGACGACAACCATGCAGCACCTACCTAGCACCCTCGAAGGCGGCCACCGTTTCCGGCGGCTTGCAGCTAGATTTCAAGCCCAGGTAAGGTTCCTCGCTTAGTGTCGAATTAAACCACATGCTCCACCGCTTGTGCGGGTCCCCGTCTATTCCTTTGAGTTTTAACCTTGCGGTCGTACTTCCCAGGCGGAATGCTTAACGCGTTAGCTTGGTTCGTCGACACCGGGAGGGTCGATACTCCCGATATCTAGCATTCATCGTTTAGGGCGTGGACTACAGGGGTATCTAATCCCTTTCGCTCCCCACGCTTTCGTCCCTGAGCGTCAAGACTGTTCCAGTACATTGCCTTCGCCTTTGGTGTTCTTGCTGATATTAACGCATTTTACCGCTACACCAGCAATTCCATGTACCTCTCCCAGCTTCTAGCCGCGCCGTATCACACGCCGATCTCGGGTTGAGCCCGAGGATTTGACATATGACGCACGCGACCGCCTGCGGACCCTTTACGCCCAATAAATCCGGATAACGCTCGAGGTCTCTGTATTACCGCTGCTGCTGGCACAGAGTTAGCAACCTCTTATTCTTAGGGTACCGTCATTTGTTCGTCCCCTATAAAAGCCGTTTACGATCCGAAGACCTTCATCCGGCACGCGGCGTCGCTCCTTCAGACTTTCGTCCATTGAGGAATATTCTCGACTGCAGCCACCCGTAGGTGTCTGGGCAGTGTCTCAGTCCCAGTGAGCCGGGTCACGCTCTTACGCCCGGTATCCGTCATAGCCTTGGTGGGCCGTTACCTCACCAACTAGCTGATAGAACATAGGCCCCTCCCGAAGCGCCGGAGCTTTCATCCCGACGTTTACCGTCGGGACCATATCGCGTATTAGTCCCGGTTTCCCGGGGTTGTCCGCGACTTCAGGGTAGGTTACCAATGCGTTACGCTCCCGTCTGCCACTTCCCATCGTTGATGTAATCGCCTATGGGTCGTGCGACTTGCATGCCTTAGACACGCCGCCAGCGTTCATCCTGAGCCAGGATCAAACTCTCAGATTAAACCCTTCGATCGCCTTGCGGCGCCTCAGGGCTCTGCGATATCGAAGTGCCGGCACTCCCGTGAGGGAGTCCTGCACATCTACGAGACGTTGCAATCACCCAGGAGACAAATCCCTTGGAATGAAATCTCGTGACCCTTGACTCGTGTATTTATTGGCGTCTTACAACTTGAGTTGTACGACATCTGATTCGATTTTGAAGGCGCGCGCCCTCAAGGGTCAATGGAAAACTCATTCGGGGCAAGCCCTCGAATGAGTCCGTTTCCTTGGATCCGCTTGTGAACTTCGTGGCGGTATCTTAGTGGGGTCGCGAAACCCTGTCAACCCCGACGTCCCTGGAGGCAGGGAGTCGGGGCTCCGACCCCGGAAAACCGGGCGTCGGAGGAGCTTTTGGGGGAGGGGGTGTGGAAGGGCTGGGGAGGGCCGAATTCCGGCCTTCCGTGCTATCATTCCCCCAATGTCATTAACCAAGGAGGATATGATTCCCAAATGGAAAGAGAACAGGCCAGCCAGCCTCGCGCTCGTCCTGCTGTGCGCGTTCGGCACGATGTTCCTGTGGGCCAAGACCGACCTCGCCATGCGGCAGGCGCGGCAGGTGGGCCGGCCCGAGCCGCTCGAACATGTCATTTCCGTGGAGGGGACGGGCAAGGCACTCGGGAAGCCCGACATCGCCACGGTGTACTTCGGCGTGGAGAGCCGCGGCGCCGACGTGGCCTCGGCGCAGACGAAGAACACCGAGAGCATGAACGCCCTGCTCGGCAAGATGAAGGCGCTCGGGATCAGCGAGGATGACATCCAGACATCCTCCTACAATTCTTACGAAGACATCGAGTACACCTCATCGGGCCGTCAGCCCAAGGGATGGGTGGTGAGCCAGCAGGTCACGGTGAAGGTGCGCGACGTGGCGAAGATCGCCTCCGTGCTCCAGACGGCCGGACAGAACGGGGCCACCAATATTTCCGGTCCCTCCTTCACGATCGACGACCCGAGCAACCTGCTTGCCGAGGCGCGCGAAAAGGCGCTCAAGGACGCCCAGGAGAAGGCCGTGTCGCTGGCCGCCACGCTGGGGGTCCGGCTGGAGCGCGTCGTGGGCTACAGCGAATATTCCGGCGGCGGGCCCGTCCCGTACTATGACCGCGCCATGTCCGCCGGCTTTGGCGGGGGGATCGAGGCGCCCAACATCCAGCCCGGTCAGAACGAAGTGAGCCTCAACGTGAGCGTGACGTACAAGCTGGTGGACTAAAAGAAGGACCCCTCCCTTCGCGAAGGGAGGGGTTTTCTATTCCTCCGGTTCCTCTCTCCACCCCTTTTTCACCTCGGACGCCTCGATGTCCTCGTCCTCCCAACCGAAGTGATGCGCGATCTCATGCCAGAGCGTGCGGCGGATCTCCTCCCGCACCTCCTCATGGGCGTCGCCGCACTCGTCGAGGATGTCCTCCATGAACAGCACGACCTTGTCGGGGAGGGGAGCGACGTCCATGTCGGAGCGTTCCACTTGCGGGACGCCAATGTATTCGCCCAGGCGGTCGCCGTCCGGGCTCTCGTCCTCGATGACGATCGCGACGTTGTCGAGCTCGGCGATGACATGCTCGGGGAGCAGGTCGAAAGCTTCTCCGGCAAGGCGTTCGAATTCTTCGCGGGTCATAGGATTCTGTCTTTGCGAGAAGGCCTCAGCCGACGAAGCAATCTCCCGGAAGGTTGCTTCGCCCTGACGGGCTCGCAATGACAAGAAATGGAAATTGACAGTCGGTTTACCTCGGCGATACCATATTCCCTGCTAACTAAGCAAGGCCGAATCAGATGTCACTGATATGGAACGCGACCAGGAATTCGTCGAGTACGTCATCAAGGCGATCGTGAACAAGCCGGACGAGGTGAAGACCGAACGCACGGTGGACGAGCGCGGGGTACTCATCACGCTCCACGTGAACCCGGAAGACATGGGGTACGTGATCGGCCGCCAAGGCCAGACCGCCCGTTCGGTGCGCACGCTCCTGAAGATCGTCGGGGCCAAGAACGACGCGCGCGTGAACTTCAAGATCCACGAGCCGGAGGGTTCCCGCCGCATGCGCATCCCGCGCGAGGACATGGAAGCCGCCAACGCCCCGACGGGCGAAGCGTCCATCGACGACCTGGGCATCTAGACAAGACGTTCGTGAAAATCGACTACGGGGTAGTCGATTTTCGTTGGGACATCTACGATGCGTTGGTGGCTGATGCCGTTGGTATGCAATTGAATTACGAAAAGCTTGATGTCGTTCGGATGGCGCGTTTGCTGTGCATCGATGTTTACCGTCGGACGAAGTCGTGGCCGGGCGATGAGCGCATGTTAGGGGGATTGGGTCATCAAGTGCGGCGCGCATCCGTTTCCGTCTGTCTGAATCTTGCGGAAGGGAGCGCGGGTACCTCGGCCGACTTCGCTCGTTTTGTCCAGATTTCTACAAAATCGCTCGTGGAGGTACGAGAGTCATTGATGTTAGCAGCGGAGCTCGGATTTCAGCCGTACGATGATGCTATTGAAGAAACGCTTACAACCCTGTATTTTAAGCTGATTAACTTAAGGAGGGTTTTGCAGACCCAGCCAACCCGCGCCCGCCAGACAAAAAGCGAAATCCAACAAACACAAAGTACGAACAGCCCGTAGGGCTACCAACGCCGAAGGCACCAACATCTATGCCCAACCACAAACCTCGCCGCTTCGACATCCTGACGATTTTTCCCGAAGTGGTCGCCCCGTACGCGGAGGCGTCCATTTTGGGTCGGGCGCAGAAGGGGAAGCTCATCAAGGTCGTCGCGCACAACCTGAGGGACTGGTCGACGGACAAGCATCGCAAGGTGGACGACACGCCATATGGCGGAGGCCCCGGGATGGTAATGAAGGTGGAGCCGATTGAGAAAGGGGTGAAGAGCTTGAGGAGCTTGAAGGGCTTGAGGGGGAAGAAGGTCCGGGTGATCGTGACGAGCGCGTCGGGGAAGCCGTTCACGCAGAAGGACGCGAAGAGGTTGGCGAAGTATGATCAGCTCATCTTCATCTGCGGCCGCTACGAGGGGATTGATGCGCGCGTCGAGGAACATGTCGCGGATGAGGCGTTCTCGATTGGCAACTACGTCCTGACCGGGGGAGAGCTTCCGGCCCTGGTCATGATCGACGCGATCGCGCGGAACGTCCCAGGCGTGCTTGGGAAGAGGGAATCGCTCGCCGAGGAATCACACGGGGAGGAAGGGCTGCTCGAGTATCCGCAATATACAAAGCCGGAGGCGTACAAGAAGTGGAAGGTGCCGTCCGTGCTCCTGTCCGGCAATCACGCCAAGATCGAACAGTGGCGCAAGGCAAAACAGAAAACCGCCCGGTAAGGGCGGTTTCGTTTCAGGCGGCGAGGTCCTTCGCTTCGCTCAGGATGGCTTCTACGAAGCCACTTTGGCCTTCTCTTCGGCCATGGCCTTGGCGCGGGTCTTCGAGATATGGGTGACGCTGTGCTTCTTGCCCTCGACCAGCTTCTGGTCGACGAACAGGTTCCACACGGTGTCGGAAGGCTGGGCGCCCTTCTCGAGCCAGTGCTTCACCCGATCGGCCTTGAGCACGATCTCCCGCGGATTCGCGTGCGGGTTGAAGTGCCCGAGGATCTCGATGGACTTGCCCCACGGATCCTTCAGCTTGTCTTGGACCACCAGGCGGTAGCTGGGGGCGTTTTTTCGTCCCACGCGGGACAGGCGGATAGTGACCATGTGAGTACGGTTATCAAATCATTGAGCGTGATCTGACAGTGGAGCGAGTGTAGGGGAGCGCACCGGGATTGTCAACGCCGTGCCGTGCCGGCGTCCGTCACCTCCTCGAGCTTCACGGAAATGAGGTTGCTGACCCCGTCGTCGCCCATGGTGACCCCGTAGAGCACGTCGGCGCGCTCCATGGTGGCGCGGTTGTGGGTGATGACGATGAATTGGGAGAGCTTGGACAGCGTCTCGAGGATGCTCGCGAAGCGGAAGGTGTTGGCCTCGTCGAGCGCGGCATCCACCTCGTCGAGCAGCACGAACGGGGCGGGGTTCACGCTCATGATGGCGCACACGAGCGCGATGGAGGTAAGCGCGCGCTCGCCGCCGGAGAGCAGGTTGAGCG encodes the following:
- a CDS encoding type II toxin-antitoxin system HicB family antitoxin, producing the protein MQCTAVYQKHGDWYLGWVEEIPGVNTQGKTMKEAKENLKDALSMVVDANRLMLERDRPRGRAVRESIRVAV
- a CDS encoding type II toxin-antitoxin system HicA family toxin — translated: MKLRDLLAHLRKNGCVFVREGGRHSLFLNPSTNRFSTVPRHTEIDDYLAKKICKDLGIGLP
- the ruvC gene encoding crossover junction endodeoxyribonuclease RuvC produces the protein MPRIILGIDPGYGRMGFGCLRVANGKTTVLDYGIVSTSADDAFGDRLVQLADDLDELIRTHKPDRLAVEKLYFTKNVKTAMQVAEARGVIMLTAARHKLPVFEMTPSQAKSALTGNGRADKKAMQWMVKEILAMKKGPKLDDAADALALAITAAAMRV
- the alr gene encoding alanine racemase, whose protein sequence is MDGQRDPGDEERSQARRRGRCASARDYSRRDARMKGVFRTWVEVDLKAIGRNIGALKRVAAPAKAMVVVKGNAYGHGMIPIARAAVRAGADMLAVFTIDEALALRAASIRLPVLALEPFDAAEAQRASAARVDVCVASISTLKALARLRPKPPLSVHLNVETGLGRDGIPLEDMPVAVGLLNRSKAVIPKGLMTHFSGAESRMFDGYTRRQVGIFRTWERALAEAGIHPLVHAAGTAGSLMPDGYRFGLCRFGLGTYGLWPSKETAALGKKCGLSLTPALVWRTRIVDLKSLPKGNSISYDRAHRLKRNSRIAVLPIGYYDGYPRSLSGRGVVLVRGKRVPVLGRVMMNTTIIDVTDVPQVRLGDTVTLIGKDGAQNLSIEEVAAHAGTINYEMVTRINPSIPRLP
- a CDS encoding zinc-binding protein, with amino-acid sequence MADITITCKDCGKEFVFSDRDQAFFAEKGWQNQPTRCRDCAKAKRNTMDAPRQMYPAVCAVCGQNCEVPFEPRGDRPVKCLTCFRAEKA
- a CDS encoding MgtC/SapB family protein, yielding MTDISSLDILIRLVVAASLGAVIGLEREYRHKPAGVRTDILVALGTAVMTIVSVEIARFSDSSSAVDVSRVVSQVLPGIGFIGAGTILQAKGHVEGLTTAASIWLVAGVGMAVGLGLFPLAVMATALGVGSLILLHVVKLPEDGGKDN
- a CDS encoding DUF541 domain-containing protein encodes the protein MSLTKEDMIPKWKENRPASLALVLLCAFGTMFLWAKTDLAMRQARQVGRPEPLEHVISVEGTGKALGKPDIATVYFGVESRGADVASAQTKNTESMNALLGKMKALGISEDDIQTSSYNSYEDIEYTSSGRQPKGWVVSQQVTVKVRDVAKIASVLQTAGQNGATNISGPSFTIDDPSNLLAEAREKALKDAQEKAVSLAATLGVRLERVVGYSEYSGGGPVPYYDRAMSAGFGGGIEAPNIQPGQNEVSLNVSVTYKLVD
- a CDS encoding metallopeptidase family protein is translated as MTREEFERLAGEAFDLLPEHVIAELDNVAIVIEDESPDGDRLGEYIGVPQVERSDMDVAPLPDKVVLFMEDILDECGDAHEEVREEIRRTLWHEIAHHFGWEDEDIEASEVKKGWREEPEE
- a CDS encoding KH domain-containing protein, with amino-acid sequence MERDQEFVEYVIKAIVNKPDEVKTERTVDERGVLITLHVNPEDMGYVIGRQGQTARSVRTLLKIVGAKNDARVNFKIHEPEGSRRMRIPREDMEAANAPTGEASIDDLGI
- a CDS encoding four helix bundle protein produces the protein MKIDYGVVDFRWDIYDALVADAVGMQLNYEKLDVVRMARLLCIDVYRRTKSWPGDERMLGGLGHQVRRASVSVCLNLAEGSAGTSADFARFVQISTKSLVEVRESLMLAAELGFQPYDDAIEETLTTLYFKLINLRRVLQTQPTRARQTKSEIQQTQSTNSP
- the trmD gene encoding tRNA (guanosine(37)-N1)-methyltransferase TrmD yields the protein MPNHKPRRFDILTIFPEVVAPYAEASILGRAQKGKLIKVVAHNLRDWSTDKHRKVDDTPYGGGPGMVMKVEPIEKGVKSLRSLKGLRGKKVRVIVTSASGKPFTQKDAKRLAKYDQLIFICGRYEGIDARVEEHVADEAFSIGNYVLTGGELPALVMIDAIARNVPGVLGKRESLAEESHGEEGLLEYPQYTKPEAYKKWKVPSVLLSGNHAKIEQWRKAKQKTAR
- the rpsP gene encoding 30S ribosomal protein S16, which produces MVTIRLSRVGRKNAPSYRLVVQDKLKDPWGKSIEILGHFNPHANPREIVLKADRVKHWLEKGAQPSDTVWNLFVDQKLVEGKKHSVTHISKTRAKAMAEEKAKVAS